The proteins below come from a single Chiloscyllium punctatum isolate Juve2018m chromosome 20, sChiPun1.3, whole genome shotgun sequence genomic window:
- the uqcrq gene encoding cytochrome b-c1 complex subunit 8, with protein MGRHFGNLIKVRHIITYTISPFEQRAFANYFSKGIPNTWRRFKGQVLRIVPPFVISYLIYTWATNEHEMSMRKNPADYVNDK; from the exons ATGGGTCGCCACTTTGGAAACTTGATCAAAGTGCGGCACATTATCACCTATACCATCTCTCCATTTGAACAAAGGGCATTTGCAAATTATTTCTCCAAAGGCATTCCCAATACATGGAGGCGATTCAAGGGTCAAGTGTTACGGATTGTTCCAC catttgtgaTCTCATATCTTATTTATACCTGGGCCACAAATGAACATGAAATGTCAATGAGGAAGAATCCGGCTGACTATGTGAATGATAAATAA